Below is a genomic region from Cloeon dipterum chromosome 2, ieCloDipt1.1, whole genome shotgun sequence.
CAGCGCGACAATTtgtcatttaatatttctttctgTAACTTTGTCTATCCGAccatccaaattaattttccacgcaGTGTCAAGCCATCAGtcttatattaatattttctgttgGCATCTAATGGTTAGGACCTATAGTATAAAATGTTTGGGAATTTAAACTTCTTGACTGACTTTAGCCAAAGTACAGAGACAAACGCACTCAATACACTGGCGAGACAAATACAACCAGCAAATATACACAGCCGCTAGCATTTATATCAGATGTAGTCTCACGTCAAGccaattgataaattataagaaaacGGGTTAACCATTGATGTGTTCCAGAAATGCATGCTCTCTGTAGACAATACTTAAACAGACTGTATACTTAATCCTGATCTTAATTTAAGGTATTATGTAATCCATCTCAAATAAGTTTAATGCCTAATTTGATTTAAGTTCTGGTGTCCCAAATCCAGTACTTCCAAATTTATGTTAGATTTTAATGACAAAATGAGTTAGctataattgaattttgttaaatgacTGATAGGAagacatttaaatataatgcaCATGTGTTTCACGCCTGTTGCGTTTgaagctaaataaattattaatgtaaaataatctATCATAATTTTCGAGAAACGAGTTTATTTCTATTATTCACAAAAGATTCCCTGATGAAGAGCGTGGactccatttttaaataattatttaatacgcGTCACTAGTTAAATTAATGAAGAATTCAACTGATTTGCATCTAATTACTCCCGCCATATTGtgataaaatatgtttcagACAGTTCTTGAGAGATGCCAGTGAAGGCAGAAGCAGGTAAGGTTGCCATAATTTTcagaagatatttaaaattaaaagcagattcCTCAGTCTGTGGCTAGTTACTAATTTAACTGTATTTCTTTGGATATGTCCTGCTCAACTATATTATTGTATTTCAGCTACTGGTGGCAACTCCAATTGGAAACTCTAATGGCCAGTTGCTGATAGTAGTTGCTACAGTAGGACATTTTCTGTCTGCATCCAATTTATTCAGACCAATTTGTGtattaaagataaatttcagGATGATAGGCACGAGATAGGCTTACCGCCTAGCTTTGGTTACAGTTGCCAACATGCCATTTTAACCCCAATttcgttgcaaaaaaattgtagcaaacGGTAGGGGTGCCAGTCTTCTAAAGCTAAAACCCGGAGATTTTGGACTCGAAAACCCGGAGATCCCTATACTcccgtgttaaatttttcggTCCCAAACATGGAGATCTCCGGTCGAAACCCGGAGAGTGGCAGCCCTAGCAAACGCCAAGGAATGAGCCCAATCTGATAAATACAAAGCAACTTAAGTCCCCTTAACAGAATGGTTGTGTTATAATTCAAAACAAGAAGCCGCGTAAAAGTCTGTCTGGCTAAAATTATGTAAGCGCACATGCTGGAAAGttgcaaaccagcaagaatTAAGGATCgggctgctttttgcttttctccTCCAGTCTAATTATTTGAGACTTtcttagcaaaaaaaaaaaaatcaaacccaTTCAACGCTCAGTCAAATTCTCgcgtgtttgaaaatttataatcctcTAATGAGGTTCAGATAGCTAAAACTATTTCtcataattaatgtaatttcttgtttgaaattttttagagcagtttaaatttgtaagTAAGTTACCTGAGTTGACTTTTGCAGCGAGAACGACCCTGCGGAAGGAAGGCCGCTGAAAGCTGACGCTCAGTTCAGGTTGCCTTATTCAGGATTCTGTGTTGCACCGTAGACATATAGTTGAGCCTCTCCTGGCCTGTGTAAGCGGCTTAAGTTTAGCAGTTGTCTGTCCACATTGAAGACAATCCGGTGAACGCGTTTTCTCctgcaaaaacacaaaatatgaGCTAGGTCTCTGAGAGTAACAAGCCAGCGCAGAATCGCTATTAACCGGTGTTAATATTACTGTATTCGTATTTCACCATTATTACATACATAATACCAAACAATTTCATTCATCTTAAGGGGCACCAAATTTGTTCGCCCTATCCGTGCAGGTGAGAATTTGAACTTCAAAATCCTATAATTCAGAGGCTTCCACAAAACGCGATCGCAAAATCCTTGGCAGATTCAATTTTGTCGCACCTGTGGAtggagcaaataataaatattaattggagAATCCGAGatgataatattataaatcttggtcccggtaaaatcgcgcaactttcaacaaacacccaaattttcgttgtcgaattgattgttgcctttttcttgcaacaaggaaattcgcgtttggtttaGAGGGGGGAACCGGGACGTGTTTTTGGTCCCAtcccaaaaaaaaataatcccgtccctgtcccatttttgtttttcgggTTCGTCCCTGTTCGCTCTTAACCTTGTCCCTGTTTAATCCCGCCCCCCCTCGAACCTTTAAAAGATtcgtaaattttccaatttttaacttaacttaaaatattcacaatattttttcagtaaatAACAATCCTATGTAAATTGTTACCTCGCAGGAGtgctcaattgtaaaaataggTCGGCGGAGACAATATGcctttttatcatatttattgcttccagggttcgcaaaaaccagcatttttccggaaaaagccactgcattgcaaaacactgattttgcgttttttttctgtaatgTTGTGCATTcttccgaaacacatgcatttttttggaaaggtaaaaattctcatgattgatgaccaaaaatagggattttacaaaatcagtgtAAGTGCAACTGGTTCAGGGTTAGCCAATTTTGCAACGCGCAAAAACCCAGTTTGAATTTTCCGAATTCAACCCCGAAAAggttatattttgaaaagaaaaattgcggTTTGTGTTACAATTTTCTGTCTTTTGGTGAGACTAGTAgcattttactgattttaaaaaatcccaatttttggtcatccatcatgcgaatatttgattttcaataaaaatgcataatatatcatgttttgaaaaatgccaaaaatgctcaaaattgtagaaaaaccagtataaaagttttttgcaatgtagtgggttttccgaaaaaaatgcgggtttcTGCGAACGCTGCACTGGTTCCACCTTATAGtaatttaccaaaatttctgaatttttttacacgGAATAAATGGCTTTTTCGGGGattaattcggaaaaatgcggatgAAACCAAAACTAGTGGTTTTTctagctgttttttttttgcgaaaaaaacCGGTAGTGCATATTTGCGTATGTATTGCAAAAGTGGCGAAACCTGATTGCGTCCTTTCCTCCTAGAACTGAAAAACTGAGAATCTTTAGGCTCTTAATGCTGCCATTGCTGCCGATAAAACTGTCCCGCTGCAGATTGTCCCTGTCCCGAAATAGAAAATTCGTCCCGTCCCTGAGGGAATCCCTGAGGGACGGGACGGGATTTTACCTCTGTATGatactgcattttttaaaaatgcgtttttttgcaacaatggTGCCAAAGAGGATCAGGAAAGAGTCGTACCTTGAGTGAGTCGTATAAAGGTGTTTAGTTTAGAGGGCTATATGTATTATATGATAATCTTTTTTGCGAAAGACATCCTGAAGTTCATCACAGCTAAAGCCACCTCGCCCGCACGCAGCGATCAATGACCAAGTATGTAAGTATGGAATAGCTACAGTTCTCGCCGACTTTACCGTTTACACGCATCAAATCTGTCGTCCCTAATATATACTAATAACATTGAAAGGCGAAAACTgtaaactgtaactcggcgagAACTGTAACTTTTCCATACATCAGCTTCAAGAATGCAACCTTTATATTATGCATGAAATAGATGATACATTATTAACATCCTACATCATACATACCACATTTTACGACGGAGAAGGATGCCTGCTGCTTGATTTTCGCTGGAAAAAGGATCGTGGATAGACCGACTAAGTCGAAATACGAAATAGATGAGCGAAAATCGGGAATTAATAAGCATTCATCGCACGCCATTGACATGACACAAACatgaatatatttctttttcttcctgGTTTTTCGTTGGTGCAACTTGCAGCAACTCCAGCCAAAGTTGCAGTTGGTGCAGCAAGTGGGAAGTGGGAACCGCTACCCCTACTGCCCCTCTCACTCCCGCCGCTAAAGCGCTCATACACATACGCATGGAATCAGAGCCGCTCTTGCGCTCTTTGTTTGTGAGCATTGTGagctttgcattttttgcattgcagCAAGCACtgaaagcagaaaataaatatgagcCCAACACTTCCAGACATCCACCCCCACCCCCCATTCGGACAGTGGTCTGCTAGTTCAGTTAGGAGCagcgtgaaaatttaatcaaagaatgcgaaatgcaaacaaaaacaaaaccaacAGAATAAAGCAATAAGTATGTAGCAGCACAGAGCAAGAGCACATTGTCTGCGCTTTGTCACCTCCAAAATTGATGTCTGTACTGTATTCTGAAAGATTCCATAAatgtaatgaaaataattgaatagtAGTTGaaacgattatttattttatttaatctgcaAGTCGGTGTCctcaattttatcaattaaatagAGAAATTAACACAGCAAGAGATCAAAGATTTTgccgaaattttgttttcaccgTTGTTTGATTCTGATTCTAGTGACTTTTGACGTGGCAAAAACCAAAAggtgataaaattttttatcgttgtGACGCGCAGTAAAACCAACTCGTGCGGCTATTGTCAAAGGACACGTTTTTGTTCACTTCACACACGTTATCTTAGGAAATTGACGCCGTTGTCCGGCGTAAAATTGCGTGACTGAcgagctgctttttaattatttgtcagAATAAAGGCATAGAAAAGCACGtgcttgaattaaattggcaGCTATGAAACCGGTGACTGCTGGGGCATTAGTGTTTTTCGGCTGCTGCTTTAACATCTACTTCCTGGAGCTTTTGGTCAAGCAGGACCCTGGCGCTGGCGTTTTGGCCACGTTTTCtcaatacatttttatcaCTCTTCACGGCATTATTTTCACTGTCAGGTATGTactaaaattcttatttttttcctccaatatttctgatattttattttgcgggcattaaaattccaattaatgactgaattatttgtttaaaatttaatgtcgtTTTCtgatttcaggaaaaattcatattttaaaaatcatctctttaatcaatctataaaaattttctgggCAGATGTGGCACGGTAACGCCGCAAATCCCGGTGTCTCACTACGCGGCGATTGTGATACTCGTCTTCGCGTCTAATGTGTGCAACAACTACGCGTTCAACTTTAACATCTCGATGCCGCTGCACGTGATCATCAGGTCGGGCTCCCTGATCGCCAACATGATCCTGGGCATGGTCATCCTGCAGAGGCACTACTCGGGCGTCAAGGTGGCGTCCGTGCTGGCCATCACGCTCGGCGTCGTCGTTTGCACCCTCGAGTCGGGCAAGGCGGTCAAGACGGAAGATGCCACCGCCGACGAGAAGAACGTCGATTTTCTGAGGTGGCTATTCGGTGTCTCTATACTTTTGGCTGGACTTTTCCTCTCCGCCAGACTGGGCATTTACCAGGAggtattatatatataattccttaattgcaattttatttttttttacttatttattttcaaggaaaaaaattgaatcagagatgaaaaattggGTTTCAACGGATATTTCAgtcctttaaaataaaataataaaatattaatgccgttttaaattattttaggcgGCGGTGCACTAAACTTAGAGGTGCAAAGTTTTCTCCAAGAGCCACCAAAAAACTCATCCAGAAAATCCATTAATGCAAAACCAGATAGggttaaagttattttttaaggctACAATTTCATGTAAGATTAGaaagttataattttagtctttaattaattaaatagacaattttttacttttaaataaatactacAACCtcttctctttaaaaaatgaattcctgAAGcatggattaaaaataaccggcaaatttttactttaaatccatgcaatatttttttaattttgtccattATTTTCCAGACATTGAATTTGCAGttagttttattataaatgtatTTGTCAGTCATTTTCCCGTGACCTCGACTTGATCTATGAATAGACAGAAAATTCAGACGAAATTGAGGGCAGGAATGGCACCTCCAAGTTATGAGGCAGTTCTTTTCACAGAcacaaattttggaatttttctaggaatatccttaattttatgttcaatCTCCTTGCGCCAAATATTGGTAAAAActtgttctaaaaaataaaatctaagcaaaaattaaatttacaggtTCTCTTCAACACGCACGGCAAGCACAACGAAGAAGCGCTGTTCTACACACATTTACTGCCTCTGCCAGGCTTCTTGATCGTGTTTCCCCACCTCTGGACGCACTGGCTGCTGGCCCTCGAGAGTCCACCGTTGGTGGTCTCGTGGCTTTCAGTGCCGAGTGCGCTGATCTACCTGTTGGGCTACATGCTGACTCAGTTCGTGTGCATCAGTTCGGTGTTCGTGCTGACGACCGAGTGCTCCTCCCTGACTGTCACCCTCGTGCTCACCATCAGGAGGTTTCTCAGCCTCGTGTTCTCCATCCTCTACTTTAATAATTCGTTCACGCAACTCCACTGGATTGGCGCCTTTTTTGTCTTTGCAGGCACGCTTGGATTTTCTTTgacttaatattttcattttgacatAATAAGAATTACTTTTTAGACTTGTTTAAATTCTGTATGTTACCGTTACTTAGCCGTTCGTGAACAGGAAAATGATAAAACCTTGTTGATATAAATCTGTCTCACTGTGTTACGTTTAATGTAGTAAATTAGACAcaagaataatgaaaaaatactatttcatttatttttaatttggtaaatttccataattatAGCTTTAATGAGAAATAACTGAGAGTTCTTGAAAATATAGACTTGAAGAAGGGTATAAATCAATCTGATTCAACAATCTTTCTTTCCACGGGCACGTCTCTGTTTGACAGGACTCTGTATTTCCTCCTCATCCTCTTCTAGGATGACTTGTTTGCGGGTGGCCGGCGTCTTGGCAGCCGGCTTTCGCTTGTGTCTGGCGGCCGTCTGGATGATGGAGTCGTCGTCATCATCGTCAGAGTCGACCAACTTCTTCCGCTGGCTCcttggcgcgcgcggcgtctTGGGTGCTGCCACGGCGGCTTCCCCGTCACTGTCGTCATCGCTGCTCGAGTCTTTGCGCGCCTTCCTCCTTCCCCGTGGAGCCTTGGCCTTACGCTTCTCTTTAGGCTCAACTTTCACTGCCTCAGCAAGTCCCGCGATGGCCAGTTTTGCAGAATCCTTGCCTTTGGCGCATGAGTCCAACACTTCCTGCCACTTCTCGCACTCGTCCTGAAACACAGGAATTCACAGCTGTTAGgagaaagtaatttttaaattttttgcagaatTAAGTTCAAGGAGAAAACTTTTTTGTGACTTTGATACCAGCTAAATTAACATAActggagagagaaaaatgggTATTGTTTCTTGATTACATACagaacttcatttttttctaaaaatttcttttcatttgttttcagATCTTTTAACTGCCACGGttccaaattattaaattcataaaaacatTCCTTGATATTCTATAACAACATTTTTCAGTGTTCAAAAATGCCgccttattaaaataatttcggcCAAGCCGGTTTTTAGCCAACtcaattggcaaaaattgggaattaacaaaataaaataattcaagcatAAAATACATCTCcaccttgaattttaaaatttgaagacttcaattttgaaaattttaaattaaacattaaaaataaaatattaacggTGTTTCagtagcaaaaaaaaacatattttggcCATAAATTCCAAgcgttttaaaaaagcaaaaaattgcctGGTTTCAACCGTTTTTTAACCCTGGCTAAAACTGGCAGtccaaaatagcaaaaatattgcatttttcccatttttcctaaacaaaatcttaaattttctatcCAACTTGGTTAAAAAGACGTTCATTTCTTGTTACAAATTTACAGGCGATTAAAAGCGTAAACCAACAATGATGTAAATCCACTGATTGGAAAGAGCAACTGCATTGAGATGTTGTTCAGtataaactgaaaatttcccagttatattttactgtttattttattcttctgaGAATTATTGAATGAATTGAAATAGGGTTGGTCCTTTTGAgagttcaattaaattaaaatttacttcaagCAGCTATAGATTGAAGCAACATACTAAATTTAGATATTCATAATTACCTTTCCTTCAGCTTTCATTTGCTTCCTGACCATTTGCACAATTTCGTCAAACTTGCTCTTGACAGTGGGGTACTTGAGCTTGTCAGCATAGTGCGGTAGAGATTCCATCAGCGCTTCCTTGCAGGCGTGTACAGACTTGGCAGTGACGGGCAGTTTGCTGATGCACAGGGCCAGGTTGTAGCACTCAACCTCTTCAGCCTTATCCTTGAACCTGCTGCTCAGCTTCTCCACCAGCGCCACCACCTGCTTGTCCTTGTCAATGTGCGGCAGGATCTCGCTGCATGCTCAATTAGTAACTGAGAggattatataaaaaatgaaaactcactTCATGATCTCCTCAAAGCTAGTTTGGTTGCTTTCTGAGTACTCGATGGACAGTTGCGAGATCATGTCGAGCACCAGGTTATAAAGGATATTACCCTTCTTGGCCAAGGTTGCGAAGAAGTATCTGGCCAGGTCTTGGCACCGCATATCAGTGTCTGTCAGACACCGCGCCAGCgacgaaatttgaaatttcacccTGATCATGTCGCTGAGTATAAGCTTGGAGATCACCACCAGTGCCTCAAAGCGGACACTTGAGTCAGACTCCTTCAAGCTAGGGAAAATGTTGaggcaacatttttttttattttaaaatggatttgaCTCACCAATCATAGACAAAAGGTGAATAAGGCTCGCACTGGTTTGGGAATTTCTTTAACAAATCGCCCAAGGTGTGGATGCAGGCGATTTTCACCCTGGAATCTTTGCTCTTGGCCAGAATGGTAACAAAtttctgaaaacaaatattagcATTAAGTCCAATCAAGAGATTTCAAACGAATTTTGCTGGGAGCTAAATTTatacactgatttttttatcgttgCTTTTGTGATCAAAGCAAAAAGAATACAACAATTGAATGTCAACAAGCCAATAAATATactaaaaaagtaatattcaGGCTTCAGGCCCTCCAAAACTCTTAATTGCACTGGGCACTGGGGGATGTCAAGATGAGTCAAGCGGTGTGCATAAGTAAGTTagatttcatgaaaaatgcgAACACCAAATGCGCTGGCAAGTGTTTATGAAATGACATAAAGAACACCCAAAATTTTCGACCTTTTGACATTAGGTCTGGAATTCATTTGATCAGGATTTGCGCGAGAAATTCAGTTCACTCGAAATTTGTGACTGGAGATGTGATGGTACataatagaattttttttaatatttcctaaattttagcttttttccattgatttgagtacaatttttaattagtttaaaatttaagtgagCTAAAATCAATCATGTGACCGTTCATTTCGCTTTTAGGTTATAAAATACAACACCAGTGAGagcaaagaaatatttaacccaattaatttcaacttacTAGCAAATTCTGGGAACAGAAATTAGGCGACAACTGCATGTATTTCCCAAAGGTCTGGATGGCGACGATCCTGAGCCCATGGTGGTGACAGTGCCTGGAGGTAAAGCAGTCCTGCACGAACGTCCTGAGAAAGATAAACCCTTACTCTCGTGACAATGGATATAAACAAGATAGAAACCCACAGCAGTTTGCCCAGTAGGTTGTCCTTGAAGAGG
It encodes:
- the LOC135936104 gene encoding UDP-xylose and UDP-N-acetylglucosamine transporter-like yields the protein MKPVTAGALVFFGCCFNIYFLELLVKQDPGAGVLATFSQYIFITLHGIIFTVRCGTVTPQIPVSHYAAIVILVFASNVCNNYAFNFNISMPLHVIIRSGSLIANMILGMVILQRHYSGVKVASVLAITLGVVVCTLESGKAVKTEDATADEKNVDFLRWLFGVSILLAGLFLSARLGIYQEVLFNTHGKHNEEALFYTHLLPLPGFLIVFPHLWTHWLLALESPPLVVSWLSVPSALIYLLGYMLTQFVCISSVFVLTTECSSLTVTLVLTIRRFLSLVFSILYFNNSFTQLHWIGAFFVFAGTLGFSLT